Part of the Polyangiaceae bacterium genome, GCAGCGCCACCTGGCGAGCAGCGATGGCCGCCGCCTTCTCCTCGAGGTCCATGGCCTCGTCGGGCTCCGCGTTCTCGCCCCGCTTGCGGTTCATCTCCGCCAGGATTCGGTGGCCGTCTTCCAGCAGCGCCTCGTATTGTCGTGCCACGTCGTCCGAGGCGTTCAGCGCCAGGAACGACATCACCACGATGTAGCGGATGTGCGCGAAGCCACGCTCCCAGAACGCCGTGGCCATGTCGTCTTCGGGCGAGAAATCTCGATACGGGTCCTTGCGCACAAGCTCGAGCCAGGCGCGCAGCTCCTCGGCGTCGAGCCCGGGAAGGAACGTGAACTTTCGGAAGCCGCTCGCGAACAGGTTGTACGGGATCTCGTCGAAAGGGTGCAGCGGCTCCCACAGCACGGCGCCGCGCTTGGTGAACGAGTGCGGCTTCACGTCGAAGACGAAGTCCTCGGGGTGCCGCGCCAGCACCTGGGCCAAGACCTGGGTGGTGGCGTCGATCTGCTGGGTAGTGACGGGGTGATCCCAGGTGTACTGGCGGACGGCGGTGAGCGCGCGCTCGATCTGACGAAACGCCTCCTGGAGCGCCGCGATGGCCTGCTGTTCCTCTGGGCTGAGCGGCTCCTCTTTCTTGACCTCTTGTTCCTGCTCGGCGAGCGCGGCCAGCTGGCTCGCGACCTCCGCTTTCTTCTCCGGCTCGGCGCCAGCGGGGGGCGCAGCCGGAGCGCCCTGGAGCACCCCCAGGACGCGCGCGATCTCGTCGCGCATTTCCTGGGCATTCTGGAAGCGATTGCGCGGGTCCCACTGCAACGCGCGGTCCACCAGGGCCACGACGTCCGGCGGCAGATCCGGCTTGGCGCGGGCCACGCTGGGCGCGGGGCGGGTCGCGGCGAGCACGAAGGCCTCCTGGTGCGAGCGTCCCTCGTGCAGGCGCTTGCCGCTGACCAGAGCGTGAAGGACGGCGCCGATCGAGAACAGATCCGTCCGCGCGTCGATACGATCGTTCGAGCCCAGCGCCTGCTCGGGCGCCATGTACGCGGGCGTGCCGAGGGCCGTCCCGGCGAGAGTCGGGTCCACGCCTGCTTCGCGCAGCCGCGCGACGCCGAAGTCGAGCACCTTCACGTACCCGGAGTCCGTGACGAAGATGTTCGCCGGCTTGAGATCGCGGTGGACGATGCTCTGCCCGTGGCAGACCGCCAGGAAGTCCAAGACGCGGTCGATGATCTCGAGGGCGTACTCCAGGGGCAGGACGCGGTTGTGGCGCTTCCAGAGCTTGTCGAGGGTGACCCCCTCGAGCATCTCCATCACGAAGTAGGGGTCGCCGTCTTCGCTCGAGCCTTCGTCGTAGACCTCGACGCGTCCGGAGTGATCGACGGCCTGCGTGAGCTTCGCCTCGCGAATGAAGCGCTGGCGGACCCCGTCGTTGGTCGAGAACTCGCTGTGCAGGATCTTGATCGCGACCGGGGCCCCGTTCGGGTCGTGGCTCAGGTACACCGCGGCCATGCCGCCGAGACCGATCAGCTTCTCGATCGGCCATTTGCCCGCGACCACCGCCCCGATGCGCTGCTTGGCGAGGCTCAGCTCGTCTTGAACCGGCTGCTCTGCCGCCATGGGTGGCCCTGAGGGGACGGATCATCATAGAAGCGCCACCGGGCGAGGCAAGAGCGGCGGGGCCGCGGATTGTCCTGGGCTTTCCGGGGCCCGGGGGGCACGCCCGTTCAGGCCCGCCGGTAGCGCTGTCGGCTCGCGCGCCGGAGCGGCAGCGCGATCGCCGCAAACAGCAGGAAAAGCGCGCTGACGCGCAGGCGGCGGGGGCGTCGCGGCACGGAGCAGTCGCCGCCGCTCGAGCTCGAGCCGGAGCTGCAGCTGTCTCCGCCGCCGCCGGTGTCCCCGCCGGAGCAGGTGTCGCCCTCTGCCCCGGACGCCGAGTCGCCGCCGCAAGTGTCGCCCTCCGCGCTCCCCGACGAGTCACCGCTGCAGGTGTCCCCTTCCGCGTCCGAGCCGGACGAGTCGCCGGAGCAGGTGTCGCCCTCGGCGTCGCCGCTCGAGTCGCCCGAGCACGAGTCTTCGCCCGAGCCGTCCGAACCGCTGCTCCCGCAGGAATCGGCGACCTGGACCCAGCAGCTGACGTCGACGTGCGGCTCCGGCTCGACGATGGGATCCGGATCGTACCCGGTGCTCGCGCCGTACCCGCCGCCGCCGCCGTAGCCTGCATAGCCGGCGCCGCCGGTGGTTCCTCCCGAGCCGGAAGCACCGCCGCCACCCACGCATCCGGTCGTGTCGGCGGAGGCGGCGGTCACCACGAGCGAGACCGCCGGCCCGTCCCCCACACCGACGTCCGCGAGGGTCGGAGTCGCGGGTCCGGCCACGGTGGCGTGCCGAGTGATCCGCACGGCGTCGGCGCGCAAGCCCGACAACGCGAACGCGACGTCGTCCGCGGCCCCGCAGCGCAGCGCGGCGCCGGAGATCTCACCCGGCGCCGGGAGCTCGTCGCAAGGTTGACCGCCCGCTACGGCGACCAGCGAGCCCGCCGCGCACACGCGCGACAGCCGAGCCCCGCCCTTGCCGGCCGAGATGGCGCCCCACACCGGCTCGACGCACAGATCCGGCGACGCGATGCCGGCGCCTTCCTTCTTGGCTCGTTCGAAGTAGGTCTTCACACCGGGGGCCAGCGCACCGGCGCCGCCCGGGAGCACGTTCCAGCCGAAGAGCGGCGTGCTGCCGCTGCTCTCGATCACGGCGACGCCACCGAGCGCGGCGAGCAGCGTGCTCCGGCGGTCCTCCGCGTAGCTGCTGGTGCCGGCGAGCACCTGCCACTCCGTGCCGAGCGCGGACGCCCCGAGCTCGTCGATGCCGGCAGTGAAGGCTGCTCTGCCTTCGGCGATGGAAAACACGCTCACCTCCGGCGCGGTGTCGCTGGCGAGGAGCCCGAGGCCCAGGTGACTCGCGGGTGCGGGCAGGCTGACCCGAATGGTCTCGGTCGTGCCCACGCCTTGCCCCAGGTCGTACACGATGGCGACGAAGCCCGACGAGCTCACGCTGCCCAGCTTGGCGGCGTCCTGGGCGTCGAACGCCACCCCTTGCTGCACGGCGAACGAGTCGACGGCGGAGAGGCTGTCGAGAACGGCGAGCGTCGCGGGAGAGAGGGTGTGGGAGGCGCTCTCGCTGGTGTCTTCCAGGGAGCTCTCGTGGGTCGCGCCGCAAGCGAGCACCGGCTTGGGCGGCCGGATGCGCGGTGCCGTGGAGGTGTCGAGGGCGGAGAAGAAGGCGTCGAGCGCGGGATCGAGCTTCGTGCCCGGGAGGACCGGCAATACCAACACGAAGCGCCCCGGGCCGCCGTCCACGTCGAGGGAGAGCCACGCCGTCGTCCACTTGGGTGCCCGGGCCTGCGCCACGCGCACCCCACTCACGAAGAGCGGCGAGTCGGCCGCCCTGAGCACCCTGCCGCCGGCGTGCGACTCCCGGGCGGGGAGCGAGCAGGCCAGGAGGGCCAGGGGCAAGGCCAAGCGGCGAAGCATCGGCCACTGGTCCCAGCAACGATCGTGCCGCGCCCGTTTTTGGCGGTTCGGCGTGGACTCGCGGTGACCGGCGTGAACGCCGGTTCCGCTCGCGCCGTGTGCCGCGGCTGCGACAGTCCTGGGGCTCACGGCGCGCACCCGAGCGCTGCGACGCCCGCCCGGTCGACCACATAGACCCGGCCCCCTGCGACGACCGGGCTGTGGACAGCGCCCGAGAGCGAGCTCGGGCGTCCGCGCCACTCTACGCTGCCGTCAGCGAGGGAGAGCACGACCAGCTCCGTGCCGTCCACGGCCACCAGCGTGCCGCTGCCCAGGGCTGCCGCCTGCGAAGTAGCCCAGGCGACGTCGGACGCTTCGGGGAGCGAGAGCTGCGCGCGCCACGCCAGCGTGCCCTCGCCGCGACGCACCGCGACCACGCCGCCGCCCCGCTCGCGGAACAGGATCCGGCTCCCGGCGGCGAGCGGCGCTGTGGCCTCGCTCGACTCGGCCTGGAAGGTCCAGCGCCGCTTGCCGTGCTCGACGTCACGCGCGACGAGGGTGGGCATGGGCTCGCCGTCGGGGCGCTCGAACAGGTACGCGCTCTCTCCGGCGACGGAGAGGTGGCTCTTCGGGATCGTCTCCGCGCGCCAGAGCTCGGCGCCGTCTCCCGCCGCGCAGGCGTACACGCCGGCGCCAGGCGAAGGCGCGTAGTTCGGCGCGAACAGCACGCGCTCGCCGGCGAGCGCGATGCCCCCCAGGCGATCGAGGACGTCCTCTCGCACCAAGCCGTACTCGTGCTTCTTCCACAACGGCGCGCCGCCGACCTCCAGCGCACCGACAAAGGTCTTGGGGCCGGCGATGTACCAGGTGTTCACCGCCAAGAGATTCCTGCCGTTGGTGATCACCTGACCCCAGGAGTCGAGCCCGCGGTTGACCTCTTGCTCGCCGCTCCGTGAGTCGAGGATGTAGAGCCCGTCGTCGTTCAGGACGACTCGGTCGAGCACGAAGGAGGGCCACTCGTGGCGAGTGATGTCCACGTGACTGTCGAACGTCCAGAGTGGCTTCCCCTCGAGGTCGAGCGCGAACACACTGGGCGACTCGCCGATGACTCCACTGACGTAGACCGCGTCTCGGGTCACCACTGCGTGAAAAGTGCGTGCGTTCCGAGGCGGCTTCGGCGGCGGCTCGAAGCGCCACAGCGGCGAGAGCGGGCCCTTGCAGCAGCCGCTGCTCGCGCCGCTGCGCTGCTCATCGTGGGCGTAGACGGGCCAGGCGTCGTCCACGCAGCGCAGGCTGCTCGCAACCCCGCTGGCGATCTCGGCTGCGTGCGCCAGGGCCTTGCCGCGCTCCGCCGTCTTCACGCGCTCCGCTTCGCAGCCGCTGGTCACCAGGAGGAGCGCTAGACCGAACGCAGCGCGGGTCACTGCGCGCAGGTCGCGTACCCCGACGGCAGGCCGG contains:
- a CDS encoding protein kinase, which codes for MAAEQPVQDELSLAKQRIGAVVAGKWPIEKLIGLGGMAAVYLSHDPNGAPVAIKILHSEFSTNDGVRQRFIREAKLTQAVDHSGRVEVYDEGSSEDGDPYFVMEMLEGVTLDKLWKRHNRVLPLEYALEIIDRVLDFLAVCHGQSIVHRDLKPANIFVTDSGYVKVLDFGVARLREAGVDPTLAGTALGTPAYMAPEQALGSNDRIDARTDLFSIGAVLHALVSGKRLHEGRSHQEAFVLAATRPAPSVARAKPDLPPDVVALVDRALQWDPRNRFQNAQEMRDEIARVLGVLQGAPAAPPAGAEPEKKAEVASQLAALAEQEQEVKKEEPLSPEEQQAIAALQEAFRQIERALTAVRQYTWDHPVTTQQIDATTQVLAQVLARHPEDFVFDVKPHSFTKRGAVLWEPLHPFDEIPYNLFASGFRKFTFLPGLDAEELRAWLELVRKDPYRDFSPEDDMATAFWERGFAHIRYIVVMSFLALNASDDVARQYEALLEDGHRILAEMNRKRGENAEPDEAMDLEEKAAAIAARQVALRAVRASGALALDERSRAAIAAAMDMPEHEWEARFVDVLADAAGDAVAFGNLMLAAVPLSGALHENAATQTLEFALRMVVSVAESVTLRGGREVRQELIRSVFDADTMALVVKELTRKVPDAEKPRLQRCAPYLAVLLEDVGPEAFDSVLAAMARAEIEDVRNALVRYLERHAVGREESIGELLNDADLARGRVILAILGRLKTEAAALALRKAETSPHPELRVEAVAMRAAANMEGLRDELGKLMTDPDQAVRMAALRTLVRYKVKEAGPPLALHIQSQAFHKLAVEERQLFFETLCELSPARGEAVLKDLVSKTGMFTREDVDDTRILAMNFLAKMSRSRDVLEVLDQAAGKWGNSAAVKNAAQQAATQLRARLVAR
- a CDS encoding PQQ-binding-like beta-propeller repeat protein, whose translation is MTRAAFGLALLLVTSGCEAERVKTAERGKALAHAAEIASGVASSLRCVDDAWPVYAHDEQRSGASSGCCKGPLSPLWRFEPPPKPPRNARTFHAVVTRDAVYVSGVIGESPSVFALDLEGKPLWTFDSHVDITRHEWPSFVLDRVVLNDDGLYILDSRSGEQEVNRGLDSWGQVITNGRNLLAVNTWYIAGPKTFVGALEVGGAPLWKKHEYGLVREDVLDRLGGIALAGERVLFAPNYAPSPGAGVYACAAGDGAELWRAETIPKSHLSVAGESAYLFERPDGEPMPTLVARDVEHGKRRWTFQAESSEATAPLAAGSRILFRERGGGVVAVRRGEGTLAWRAQLSLPEASDVAWATSQAAALGSGTLVAVDGTELVVLSLADGSVEWRGRPSSLSGAVHSPVVAGGRVYVVDRAGVAALGCAP